In one window of Syngnathus scovelli strain Florida unplaced genomic scaffold, RoL_Ssco_1.2 HiC_scaffold_44, whole genome shotgun sequence DNA:
- the LOC125968098 gene encoding janus kinase and microtubule-interacting protein 3-like, with product MSKRAPAGRAKAERTDALQAANDELRTKLMDVQLELQQEKNKVSCLERERSQDLRAEHHRATAAMTELKSKLHEEKQKELAITRETLLRQHEMELMRVIKIKDGEIQRLNALVLSLRDGSMDLRYRQLTQEYQALQRAYALLAQTSEGDYDAEKEIKTREKLMVEMGHYQSRVADLESALKQQGQNVKWVEEKQLLRQSNQQLAEKVRRMEAEEARLKEHIQDIRDQNELLEFRILELEEREWRSPVLKFLQVRFPDGLSPLQIYCEAEGVRDIVISDLMKKLDILGYNANLTNEEQVVVIHARTLLTLAEKWLEYIKVTKSALQQKMLDIESEKDMFCKQKGYLDEELDFRKCSMDQAHKRILELEAMLYEALPQRDCPATDGEKASHAGVNDVLTADQREELRSAVDQWKRALMCELRERDACILQERMDLLHSAQQRNKELKEFIEAQKRQIKQLEEKFLFLFLFFSLAFILWP from the exons atgtccaaacgagctccggcagggcgggccaaggcggagcgaacggacgcccttcaggccgccaatgacgagctgagaaccaaactgatggacgtccagttagaacttcagcaggagaagaacaag gtcagctgtctggagagagagagaagtcaggacctgcgggcggagcaccaccgtgccaccgccgccatgacggaactcaaaagcaaactccatgaggagaagcagaaagagttagccattaccagggagacattactgcggcagcatgaaatggagctgatgagagtgatcaaaatcaaagatggagagatccagcgactgaatgccttggtcctcagcctgagggacggctccatggac cttcgctaccgccagctgacgcaagaatatcaagcgctgcaacgagcctacgctctgctagcccagaccagcgaaggggactacgacgccgagaaggagatcaag accagagaaaagctgatggtagaaatgggtcactatcaaagcagagtagcagatctggagtcagcgctgaagcaacaaggacag aatgtcaagtgggtggaggagaagcagctgctgcgtcagagcaatcagcagttggccgaaaag gtcaggcggatggaggcggaagaagcgcgtctgaaagagcacatccaggatatccgagaccaaaacgaactgcttgagttccgcatcctggagctggag gagagggagtggcgctcccccgtcttgaagtttctgcaagtccgtttcccagacggcctcagccctttgcagatctactgcgaggccgagggcgtgag ggacatcgtcatcagtgatctgatgaagaagctggacatcctgggctataacgcc aatctcaccaacgaggagcaggtggtcgtgattcacgccaggacccttctcaccctagccgagaag tggttagaatacatcaaagtgaccaagtcagcacttcaacagaagatgttggacattgaaagtgagaag gatatgttctgcaagcagaagggctacctggatgaagagttggacttcaggaagtgttccatggaccaggctcataag aggatcctggagctggaggccatgttgtacgaggcgctaccgcagcgggactgccccgccacggacggcgaaaaagccagccacgctggcgtgaatgacgtgctgacggcggatcagagagaagagcttaggagcgccgtggaccaatggaagcgagccctgatgtgcgagttgagggagcgcgacgcttgcatcctccaagagagaatggatctgctgcacagcgcgcaacag aggaacaaagagctgaaagaattcatcgaagctcagaagagacaaatcaaacaattggaggagaagtttctgtttctctttctattcttctccttggccttcattctgtggccctaa